A portion of the Echeneis naucrates chromosome 5, fEcheNa1.1, whole genome shotgun sequence genome contains these proteins:
- the LOC115043905 gene encoding protein ATP6V1FNB, which translates to MSGLLTTQSQNFYREQIQKEMLARLAWKSRYAKLYPSCSSQQNNSTEPTQLPQLPQAALPPINSTRMSQSDRPPPPRPPPPVSSPPSVPPLMRPVSPQTRQTLYNDSSHHGKGRSLYLQRRGLMKPEEKFDFPLLSSWEYGWRLGDYSLDYRTPSRARSSEVKNTFYAKNGVFSSPSATDTLS; encoded by the exons ATGAGCGGCCTGCTGACAACTCAGAGCCAGAACTTCTACCGAGAGCAGATTCAGAAGGAGATGTTGGCCCGTTTGGCCTGGAAGAGCCGCTACGCCAAACTCTACCCGTCCTGCTCCAGTCAGCAGAACAACAGCACAGAGCCCACACAGCTGCCCCAGCTGCCCCA GGCCGCTCTGCCGCCAATTAACAGCACACGCATGAGCCAGAGCgaccgtcctcctcctcctcgtcctccccCCCCTGTGTCCTCACCTCCCAGTGTGCCCCCTCTGATGAGGCCGGTTTCTCCCCAGACCAGGCAGACACTCTACAATGACTCATCTCACCAT GGGAAAGGGCGGAGCCTGTACCTGCAGAGGCGTGGCCTGATGAAACCTGAGGAGAAGTTTGATTTCCCTCTGCTGTCATCCTGGGAGTACGGGTGGAGACTGG GTGACTACAGTCTGGACTACAGAACGCCGTCCCGTGCCAGGTCCTCGGAGGTGAAGAACACCTTCTACGCCAAGAACGGTGTGTTCAGCAGCCCGTCAGCCACCGACACCCTGAGCTGA
- the LOC115043854 gene encoding LOW QUALITY PROTEIN: complement C1q subcomponent subunit B-like (The sequence of the model RefSeq protein was modified relative to this genomic sequence to represent the inferred CDS: deleted 1 base in 1 codon) has protein sequence MAPQWLSCCTSVLLLLYHVAPAVTQATCGVPGIPGIPGTHGPNGKDGPKGGKGDPGETGQPVRGQKGLIGLRGPPGRPGLKGDAGQPGPPGFPGRPGEKGLPFNTANRAKPSFSRIRLQTNPPGVDTNIDFEREILPELDQRLQGVSLTNGSFMCVTKGVYFFSYHISARSRVCMKLMKGDTTHLMQCDMADGFLVTSGSAILELDVGDTVSLQATRFNTMVTSQSSASNTFTGFLIFPTA, from the exons ATG gCCCCCCAGTGGCTGAGCTGCTGTACTTCAGTGTTGCTGCTCTTGTATCATGTCGCCCCGGCCGTCACACAGGCGACCTGTGGAGTCCCGGGGATTCCTGGGATCCCGGGCACCCACGGGCCCAACGGCAAGGACGGCCCCAAAGGAGGGAAGGGAGACCCCG GTGAGACAGGTCAGCCTGTCAGAGGCCAGAAGGGGCTGATAGGTCTGCGGGGCCCCCCGGGACGGCCGGGCCTGAAGGGGGATGCGGGTCAGCCGGGGCCCCCCGGATTCCCGGGCCGT CCCGGGGAGAAGGGGTTACCGTTCAACACCGCCAACCGGGCCAAACCGTCATTCTCCAGGATTCGGCTGCAAACAAATCCACCAGGAGTCGACACCAACATCGACTTTGAAAG AGAGATTTTACCAGAGCTGGATCAGCGGCTTCAAGGGGTTTCGCTGACAAACGGGTCGTTCATGTGCGTCACTAAAGGCGTCTACTTCTTCAGTTACCACATTTCAGCCAGGAGCAGA GTGTGTATGAAGCTTATGAAGGGCGACACCACTCACCTCATGCAGTGCGACATGGCTGACGGCTTCCTGGTCACCTCCGGCTCGGCGATCCTGGAGCTGGACGTCGGGGACACGGTGTCGCTGCAGGCCACCAGGTTCAACACCATGGTGACGAGCCAGAGCagcgccagcaacaccttcACCGGCTTCCTGATCTTCCCCACCGCCTAA
- the LOC115043124 gene encoding complement C1q subcomponent subunit C-like, whose protein sequence is MLHHFLFVVGALISLAVSVVPAMESCPASGMPGIPGMPGLPGRDGRDGEKGQKGDPGAEWRGGLVPQKGEKGEQGLPGFPGKRGQGGESGKAGPPGFPGPPGAPGEAGTFTTQEQAAFSVSRLINTYPEKSSIIRFTNVITDINNDYNINTGRFRCRVPGMYYFVFHASLDERLCVLMKLNDKLLSSFCDHRRMRRQVTSGGLAVYVDRDQEVWLETKDYRGMTGNPTGNSVFSGFLLQSQ, encoded by the exons ATGCTCCATCATTTCCTCTTCGTGGTCGGAGCCCTGATCTCATTGGCTGTATCCGTGGTGCCTGCCATGGAGTCTTGTCCAGCGTCAGGGATGCCCGGGATACCAG GTATGCCTGGGCTGCCCGGCAGAGACGGCCGTGATggagagaaaggacagaaaggCGACCCAG GAGCGGAGTGGAGGGGGGGCCTCGTTCCTCAGAAGGGAGAAAAGGGGGAGCAAGGACTGCCAGGTTTCCCTGGTAAACGAGGTCAGGGCGGGGAATCTGGGAAAGCCGGTCCCCCCGGGTTCCCTGGACCTCCAGGAGCACCAGGAGAAGCAGG GACTTTCACCACTCAGGAGCAGGCAGCTTTCAGCGTGTCCAGATTAATCAACACTTACCCGGAGAAGTCCAGCATCATCCGGTTCACCAACGTCATCACCGACATCAACAATGACTACAACATCAACACAGGGCGCTTCAG GTGTCGGGTCCCGGGGATGTACTACTTTGTGTTCCACGCCTCCTTAGACGAGCGGCTGTGTGTGCTGATGAAGCTGAATGACAAACTGCTGTCTTCGTTCTGCGACCATCGCCGCATGAGGAGACAG GTGACCTCGGGCGGCCTGGCCGTCTACGTGGATCGGGATCAGGAGGTTTGGTTGGAGACGAAGGACTACAGAGGGATGACAGGGAACCCAACCGGTAACAGCGTGTTCTCCGGCTTCCTGCTGCAGTCTCAGTGA
- the c1qa gene encoding complement C1q subcomponent subunit A: protein MGGYYGMAVLVGVACLVMTSEGGATCSGVEGRAGVDGAPGRDGWPGVKGEKGEPAAMAEGPVDAHVLQRLKGEMGMRGSQGTMGPKGYAGDLGPAGLAGLPGAPGPEGKRIISGKSSPHQARSAFSAMRTLSAYPPFERAVTFQTVVVNQDNDFNKNTGYFTCRVPGFYYFSFHSVAKVGMCLRISSEAVNNLGFCDYNTRNSDQVMSGGVVLQLTAGERVWLTSFKDAQPDSVTKDVRDKFIIFNGFLLFSSPV from the exons ATGGGAGGTTATTATGGGATGGCTGTTCTGGTGGGTGTGGCCTGCCTTGTGATGACCAGCGAAGGTGGTGCGACTTGTAGCGGAGTGGAGGGCCGTGCAGGAGTGGACGGGGCCCCGGGCCGGGATGGATGGCCTGGAGTgaagggagagaagggagagcCAG CTGCCATGGCCGAGGGTCCGGTGGACGCCCACGTCCTCCAGAGGCTGAAGGGGGAGATGGGAATGCGGGGCTCTCAAGGCACTATGGGTCCTAAAGGTTACGCTGGAGATCTGGGACCGGCAGGTCTTGCTGGTCTTCCTGGTGCCCCCGGTCCTGAAGGAAAGAGAATTATCTCTG GGAAAAGCTCTCCTCATCAGGCACGTTCAGCCTTCTCGGCGATGAGGACCCTCAGTGCTTATCCTCCTTTTGAGCGG gCGGTAACCTTCCAGACTGTCGTGGTCAACCAAGACAATGACTTTAACAAGAACACGGGTTACTTCACCTGCAGAGTGCCTGGTTTTTATTACTTCTCCTTCCACTCTGTGGCCAAG gtCGGCATGTGTCTGCGTATCTCCAGCGAGGCTGTGAACAACCTGGGATTCTGTGATTACAACACCAGGAACAGCGACCAG gtgaTGTCGGGTGGCGTGGTTTTACAGCTGACAGCCGGAGAGAGGGTCTGGCTCACGTCCTTTAAGGACGCACAGCCAGACTCTGTTACGAAGGACGTGCGAGACAAATTCATCATCTTCAACGGCTTCCTGCTCTTCTCCAGTCCGGTGTGA